The sequence TTCGGCCAGGACCCCAGGGCCCCTGGAGAGGGCCGGGCCGTGACGCGCGGAGCGGACCTCCCCGGGATCGCGGTTCCCGGGGAGGGCGGGGAGTGTCAGGCGGCCAAGGGTGAGCGGGGAGTGTCAGGCGGCCAACGGTGAGGAGTATGCCGAGGCGTCGCCGGACAGGACCGTGCTCGGCCGGCCGTCCACGCCGACCGGTACGTCACCGGTGACCGTGACCCGGTGCAGGCGGCGGGGCTGGTCGCCGAAGTCGTGCACCACCCGGTGCTGGGTGGCCCGGTTGTCCCAGATCGCGACGTCGCCCGGGGACCAGCGCCAGCGGACGGTGTTCTCGACCTGGGTGACCTGCTCCTGGACGAGGCGGATCAGGGTGGCCGAGATGTCGGCGGGCAGGCCGACGACGCGCTTGGCGAAGTCGCCCAGCAGGATCGACCGCTCACCCGTCTCGGGGTGGACGCGGACGACGGGATGCTCGGTCTCGAACACCGTGGAGGTGAAGACCTCGGCGTACTTGCGGGTCCGCTCGGGGTCGTCGGAGGTGGCGATCCTGGCGTAGTCGAACTGGTTGGTGTGTACGGCACGCAGGCCCTCGACCAGGCGGGTCAGTTCCTGCGGCAGGTTCTCGTAGGCGGTCACCGTGTTGGCCCACAGGGTGTCGCCGCCCGCCGGTGGGACGGTCACGGCGCGCAGCACCGAGGCCAGCGGGGGACGGTCGACGAAGGTCACGTCGGTGTGCCAGCGGTCGACCTTGTGGCCGTTGCTGTAGTCCAGGTCCAGGATGGAGGAGTTGCCGTTCAGCGCGGGCACGGTCGGGTGGGCCGTGGTCAGGTCTCCGAGCAGGCCGGCGAAGGCCACCTGGCCCCGCTCGTCGAGATGCTCCTGGCCACGGAAGAAGATCACTTTGTGGCGGAGCAGCGCCGCGCGGATCTCCTGGACGGTCTCGGCGGGGAGGTCGCCACCGAGCCGGACACCACTCACCTCGGCACCGATGCGCCCGGCTACCGGGCTGATGACAGGGGATGACATTGCGTTCTTCCTTCCAGACGAAGATCTTCAGAGGGATCGAGGCCGGGCGGAAGGACACAGTGCGCTGGCCACGCGGCAGAGGTCCACGTGGTGGCGTGTCGTGAGGTACAGCCGGGGGGTCACGCCATCAACGTAGGACCCCTCGCCGATAATTGTCAACTAACAAGGTAGGGAATACATGATTTAGCCAGGGGCCTCCCGGGCCAGGGCCTCCAGAAGGTCCCACTCGGTCTCGCAGACCCGGCGGCCGATCGCGGCCAGCTCGACGGAGCGGGCACCGCCGGTGAGGTGGCGCATGGTCTGCATGACGCAGATGACCCCCCACTTGAGCACGCCGAACGTCTCCCACCAGCGCAGTGCCCCGCGATCCACCGGATGGCCGCTCGCCCGTTCGTAGGCCTCGACGAGCAGGTCGTACTCCCCGAAGCCGCCCACCGGCAGCGGCGAGCCGAACCGCCAGGACTTCACGCAGAGCCATCCGAGGTCCTCCAGCGGGTCACCGGCGTGGGCCAGCTCCCAGTCGAGCACCGCGCGGATCCCGTCGGGGCCGACGACGAGGTTGCCGTTGCGGAAGTCGCCGTGCACGACCGTCACCCGGCCGCCCGCCGGACGGGAGTCCGCCAGCCGCCGGAAGGCCAGCTCGAACACCGGGTGCGGCTGCCCGGTGAGATCGAGCAGATCCCGCCACGACCGGAGCGGATCGTCGGGTACGACGGGCGGCGCCGCCTGCGGGGGCATGGCCCGTGCCGCGTCGTCCCGGGGCGCGGCCGGCGCCGGCGACGACAGCGGCATGCGGTGGATCGCGGCCAGGATCTCC comes from Streptosporangium roseum DSM 43021 and encodes:
- a CDS encoding TauD/TfdA dioxygenase family protein is translated as MSSPVISPVAGRIGAEVSGVRLGGDLPAETVQEIRAALLRHKVIFFRGQEHLDERGQVAFAGLLGDLTTAHPTVPALNGNSSILDLDYSNGHKVDRWHTDVTFVDRPPLASVLRAVTVPPAGGDTLWANTVTAYENLPQELTRLVEGLRAVHTNQFDYARIATSDDPERTRKYAEVFTSTVFETEHPVVRVHPETGERSILLGDFAKRVVGLPADISATLIRLVQEQVTQVENTVRWRWSPGDVAIWDNRATQHRVVHDFGDQPRRLHRVTVTGDVPVGVDGRPSTVLSGDASAYSSPLAA
- a CDS encoding putative leader peptide, producing MTPRLYLTTRHHVDLCRVASALCPSARPRSL
- a CDS encoding phosphotransferase family protein; its protein translation is MIDDLVSGVFGPGTAVASRIRLPGGASRETWALDVVDPGGVTHELILRLDSPGAALDAGIGLAGEAALMRAARAAGVPVPGVLAAAGSHILMERVSGETIPRRILRDDAFAEVRPGLAARCGEILAAIHRMPLSSPAPAAPRDDAARAMPPQAAPPVVPDDPLRSWRDLLDLTGQPHPVFELAFRRLADSRPAGGRVTVVHGDFRNGNLVVGPDGIRAVLDWELAHAGDPLEDLGWLCVKSWRFGSPLPVGGFGEYDLLVEAYERASGHPVDRGALRWWETFGVLKWGVICVMQTMRHLTGGARSVELAAIGRRVCETEWDLLEALAREAPG